A part of Fusarium oxysporum Fo47 chromosome III, complete sequence genomic DNA contains:
- a CDS encoding Aspartate/glutamate/uridylate kinase, translating into MATELKEYLVIIPDLPDVLAKRQVLLKPHNQDAAPLVKAGRVPFFGSTLAHHSPEGQQVAENGTVMIIKAESEEEIREIIRKDIFTIEGVWDFGKLSIWPFKIPIGLVMFEAIGGSTPAGWAISLSGLYPVARMRNRRDNSWVVQKFGGTSIGKFPDKVAEIVKSARLGSDRPAVICSARSSGKKVFGTTSRLLQVYRTLRGIVAITQDPDMQELLFDRLRSIIRDIRDDQVATVQIYILRQDIRDETIRQITADCQELLDYTSAAKRFNLDINGKAKDKMVSFGEKLSCRLMVAMLRDRDIPAEYVDLSDIVPSNNLDQLKPEFFHEAAAVFGKRVEACNGRVPVITGFFGTVPGSLIDSGIGRGYSDLCAVLVAIGLHAERVQIWKEVDGIFTADPREVPDARCLPSITPSEAAELTFYGSEVIHHLALSLAIQAKPPVSIFVKNVQKPWGQGTVVVPSDGDDTSSWPIDYLDPSDSDSTSSTALPKMPTAVTIKRDITIFNILSNKQSMSHGFFVKVFTILAEHDISVDLISTSEVHVSMAINSSNMDPSQIKSVQCRLSEEGEVNVLPDMAILSLVGAELKNMTGIAGRMFAILGEQHVNIEMISQGASEINISCVIPDKDATRALNMLHDELFTKSAI; encoded by the exons ATGGCCACCGAGCTCAAAGAATacctcgtcatcatcccTGATCTTCCCGACGTCCTAGCCAAGCGACAAGTCCTTCTCAAACCTCACAACCAAGACGCAGCTCCCCTGGTCAAAGCCGGCCGCGTCCCGTTCTTCGGCAGCACCCTTGCTCATCACAGCCCCGAAGGCCAGCAAGTCGCCGAGAATGGAACAGTCATGATCATCAAGGCGGagagtgaggaggagatcaGGGAGATTATTCGGAAGGATATTTTTACGATCGAGGGGGTTTGGGATTTCGGAAAGTTGTCTATTTGGCCTTTCAAGA TTCCGATCGGCCTCGTCATGTTCGAAGCAATCGGAGGCTCCACTCCGGCCGGCTGGGCGATTAGTCTCTCCGGCTTATATCCCG TTGCCAGGATGCGCAATCGTCGAGATAATTCCTGGGTGGTTCAAAAGTTTGGTGGGACTAGCATTGGTAAATTCCCAGACAAG GTTGCCGAGATTGTGAAAAG TGCGAGGCTTGGAAGTGACAGACCAGCAGTGATATGCTCTGCACGAAGTTCCGGAAAGAAAGTCTTCGGAACAACGAGCAG GCTGCTACAAGTCTATCGGACATTGAGAGGCATTGTAGCCATAACTCAAGACCCTGACATGCAAGAGTTGCTATTCGACAGACTTCGTAGCATCATTCGAGATATCCGTGATGACCAAGTCGCCACTGTTCAGATATATATCTTGAGACAGGATATCCGTGATGAGACAATTCGACAGATCACCGCAGATTGCCAAGAGCTACTTGACTACACGTCCGCTGCTAAGCGCTTCAATCTTGACATCAATGGCAAAGCAAAGGACAAAATGGTCAGCTTTGGTGAGAAGTTGAGCTGTCGACTCATGGTTGCTATGCTGCGAGACAGAGATATCCCAGCGGAATACGTCGATCTCTCTGATATTGTACCCAGCAATAACCTGGATCAGTTGAAGCCTGAGTTCTTCCATGAAGCTGCTGCAGTCTTTGGAAAGCGGGTCGAAGCTTGCAATGGGAGAGTTCCCGTCATCACCGGCTTCTTTGGCACTGTTCCCGGGAGTTTGATAGACAGTGGTATTGGAAGAGGATATTCTGATCTGTGCGCTGTTTTGGTGGCGATCGGTCTGCATGCAGAAAGAGTGCAGATATGGAAAGAGGTTGATGGCATCTTCACAGCTGATCCCAGAGAAGTCCCTGACGCTCGATGCTTGCCTTCAATTACTCCGTCAGAAGCAGCTGAACTGACATTCTATGGATCCGAGgtcatccatcatcttgcACTGTCTCTGGCAATTCAAGCGAAGCCCCCAGTTAGTATCTTTGTTAAGAATGTGCAGAAGCCGTGGGGTCAAGGAACTGTTGTTGTTCCCAGCGATGGTGATGACACATCTTCGTGGCCGATCGATTACCTGGATCCTTCTGACTCGGACAGTACTTCATCCACAGCACTGCCGAAAATGCCGACAGCTGTCACTATCAAACGAGACATTACCATCTTCAATATTCTGAGCAACAAACAATCCATGTCTCACGGTTTCTTCGTCAAAGTCTTCACCATCCTGGCCGAGCACGATATTTCAGTGGACCTAATCTCCACCTCGGAAGTCCATGTCTCTATGGCAATCAACAGTTCCAACATGGATCCTTCTCAGATCAAGAGTGTTCAGTGCAGACTTtctgaagaaggagaggTGAATGTGTTGCCAGACATGGCTATTCTGAGTCTCGTTGGTGCTGAATTGAAGAATATGACTGGCATTGCTGGAAGGATGTTCGCTATTTTGGGGGAGCAGCATGTGAACATTGAGATGATTTCGCAAG GCGCGAGTGAAATTAACATATCCTGTGTGATCCCGGATAAGGACGCCACTAGGGCTCTGAATATGCTGCATGATGAATTGTTTACGAAAAGCGCTATCTAG